The genomic window caatcaaatcggtccagccgtttttgcgtgattgaataacaaacatacatacatacattctcacaaactttcacatttataatataagtaggatgtatttaaatataaagcaTATACAGACACCTTATGCTCGTTGAATCAAATGTATTGTTGTGATGTGTAGGCCAAAACTTGCAGCGAATCACCAGTAGTCGTGAATTCAATAATGGAATCCAAAAAGCATTGAAAATGCGATGGATTCTAGAGTTGCAATTGTACTGAACCCACTATAACTCACTTAACACCGTTCACTGAAGTTTTGTAAATGCGAGTAACATTTTGTCGTTTAAAGTTGACAGAGACAGGAGAATTTTCGTCCTTAATGAAAAATGGTGTAAGTGGGTCCCAATGTACGCGACACTTAATGCAATGCTCAATGTACTTGATGTTAAACACAAGTTTCGTTTGTGCACTAAAATAGTGACTTTAGCACTCAGTATTACAAATTATTTGgagattaatattttattttaatatttataacagaatattgtgtgtatttttgttgttgtctTTAGTCTCAAATAtattaactattaatttattaagggTTTATGTTATCAAAGTATGTTTTGTTGAACGTTAACGTTTATTGGGTTAATATATCCTTATTTTCTTCCGCAATTTACAATGCAATGCAGTTCAAATAGCAATCGACAATGACCATGGAACTTTTAGTCAGTAGTTATTTATTCAGagatttttaaacatatttatctattatgtatttatgtatttatatggaGTTATTTATAGATTTAGGAGTACCTAAGTATTAACTTAAACAAAAGCAACGatgaaataatgaattaaaaaaaaactaaatccgATTTGAGTAGTTAGAATGCTAAACTATGAATTTTAATTCGTTCAGCCACGGTTAAGTTTGAAGCCAtaatgaaattgagatataataattttgaatgtattatTGAGATTCTGTCATACTTTCTTGTCTGTAATAAtatcttattttattcaaaaatgacTGAAATACAATTCTCTTCCTagtctttatatttattgtatctgtatagttttttttattgggttaCTGAAATGACAGTGAAAATgctatagaaaaaatattgttggtCAATGTAGTGGCGCGATAGTGTAAAATCTGACTAAATAATTCTTTTTCTATTATTGCAATATTTCAATGTAATAGTGTATGCTTTACAAGTGAGCGTGTTTCACCACTCTTTGAATTGTcatattatcatattttttattaatattaggaACGTCTAGGTCTAGGTCTTATTTATTTGAGTTTATTTCGTGCTCtctttatattatgtacattaaCATGTTAAAATAACTTATATAGATTTACAAAATCGACTTTTGATAATTTGGATAGTGCCTGACACACGCAAGTCCACATAAGCATATTTTACAAGggttgttatacattttttaaagaaagttgtGATATGTGTGACATACAAAAAGGTTGTATTTGTTCCAAAATATAGTATTGCACTGTGGTCgtactaaaaaatataaagtggTGAAACAAGGCCCAAACGTGATGGTTGATTTAATGAAAATGGTGCTTTTTGATGATATTAGATATTATCTCGAATCGAGTCTCCGTTGCTATAAATTTTGTAATGGCCTTTTATAGGTAAGGgcctttattttgttataaagctATAGCTGTTTGTAAAATTGACGTTTTCTATTAATTAGGTCACattgtttgtatattttgtattattttaatgtttgcaATCTTATTGTTTGTTGTGAAGTACTTACTAAAGCTATTAATACGCCTGGACGGTTAGATAACATAATTATACCTATTCAATATAAGGGTAGCTATATTTCTACCATATTCACCGTAAGACCTACTAATATAGAGTTCATAAAACCCAGGTTCCTCCCGGGgtgttcttaaatattttttaaatggcaATGTATCtcgaataaaaatgtatgaccattgtgtaaaatatttcaaacttattataaaagaaaaaatagctaCCCAGTTcaaccttaaaaataaatctataagCTATACTACCTACagattaaaatattacaaaaaaaatagttgTAAATGAAAGAAACAGCAAAGCCCTTACCAGTTCGTGAAGAATCGTCCAAAGATTAATTTAGATGCATCTGTACTATATTGTATTGCAGGTATTTATAATTAGTTTGTATCTACAGCACGCATATTCGCATTGTTAACTAAAACTTATATACTGAATATATTATTTGCTTTTTTAATGCGCGTTTCATTTCAAAACCCATCTTTATTTTCACGGAACACTTTGCGGTAAAAGACGCATCAGAAATTATACGAATTTCAACCTTATGTAAGTAAATGTATAAAACTTGAATTTCGTATGCCATGCAAAAGCGAGAATGATCTGATTTGTTTGAGGTAAAGGGAAAGGAAACATAGAGGTtcgaaaacaatttaaaaaaaatacgggATGGCATTTGTGTTCCGTGTATTTGTGAATATTTATTCAGAACATCAGTTTACGTAATATTGATGTGTTATAGATTTCTGTAGGACCCTCGGTGACACGTGTTTGTTGCACAAGAATTTTACGACGCTTTGCGGTTCCGTAACAATGAGTCCGTTTTCTTCAAACCGACCTTCAATATCGGTATCTAACCATAGGAATGGTACAACAGTATCAACTCTTATATTTACAGCATATTCCAGACGATCGTGGTTTCGACGTGTTACTAAGTTTGACACAAGtatctgcaaaaaaaaatataatataaaaattgaatACTTAAATCCTACCGAAAATCAAGGTGAAAAGCGCCAATAAAACTGGCCATTTCGGGTAGCTAAGTATTTGGCTCCAGAATTTCGAAGGACTGGTAACGTGCTTGCCATCCCACAAGTAAAGAAGTGTAAAAATGTTACCTGAATATTGGGCGTCTGCAAACCCACTACTGATTTCAAAGCCACGGGGAATATATAGTTCGGCGGTGACTTCACACCCTGCGCTTGCAAAGTGAACCTGACAAATACTTCTTCCTTATTGTAGTCCCTTAAATGAACGTCTGCATTCTCTTGTAATTTTGAGCTCAGTGGGTTGGCTTGTGCAGGAAATTGTCTGGTGCTAATTGGGCCTACGCTTTTCCAATTGTATATGTCTACAGTGATCCAGGCATCTGTTATCGGTACAAATCTATCGTTTATGAGGTACACTTCGATGTCGTCCCCAGAACACAAACGGGGTGATACGAGAACAGGCGCGAAGAACGATTTGGCAAAGTAGTGCAACATCTTCCATTTGCCGCCGTattctagaaataaatttaaattctttcagtagtataggtattttttactGTGCTAatttaaggtgatcttcacactgccccgcatcacgctgcatcttgcgtgtcgacgcacctacgcgcgttcctgcgggagtgcagatctgcatcatcgtgcgggtttttcgcgcactcacgcgcgtaggtgcgtttagtagattcgcgcacggcggcttccattttcaaatatacacgtcacgcccattcaaaatcacgcgcggcaatgcgggattcagtgtgccataccttgcgtctcgccccgcacctacgcgcgggggtgcgtgtttctccgcatgtatgtgcgtgatccgcatgaacgcgcgtggatgcattttcagtgtgttggactatgcgtgttttccatacaaacggagatatttacaaacaacggaaaaaaacgcatccacgcactacgctgcatcatgcggggcagtgtgataatcgcctaaaacAGATGTAGTGTTGTTGGCACTTGCTTTTGGTTCGCTTACCGATTCCAGACCACGAGGGCGCTTGCCAAACATCGTTCAGTTGCCAGTAAAGTGCGCCCATTGTATACCAATTGGCTTGATCTTGTCGGTACAGTTCTGTCTCGGTCTTTATTGCCATCGCTTGAGATATCTGAAAATTCACTATTACTTTAAATGATTGcagttataaaataagtttgCACTACCGCTATTAAATGATTGCCTATGATGACACTAAAATCTGAGTTTTGTAGTAGACTTATATTCGTCTTACCTGGCTATAAAACACGAACTTTTCGAAATACTTTGGATCGTCTTCTTTTAATTTCATACGCCTAGTAATTTGCGCTTCGATATAACTATAGCCGTTTGGACTATGTTGTCTATGTTCAGAGTATTTACTACGCACGTGGAAATCTTCGTCCTTATTTGTCGCTGTTCTCATAGTTTTCAGCGATGGCATTGATTGGAAGCCATATTCGGATGCAAACCTCGTTTTGGGGTAAGTATCCATGTCCCAGTTGTCGGCGAAATAGTTGTAGTAGTGCGTGTCTCCGTAATGTGGGTCATACGGATTTGTTGCTATGTAGTTCTCTCGTTCAGACTCTCGACCATTCGATGGGCTGGAAACTAAGTAACGCCTCCCAGGGTCCAAGTCTTCGACAATCGGTTTGATTGTATCCACGTACAGTTTAATGTATtcagttttatatttatcaaataaGGGGTAGGTGTCATACCAGTTGCCTCTTAGTGCTACTTCGTTTTCATTGTTCCCAGCCCAGACGGCTATCGATGGATGGTGCTGGAGACGCAATACGTTCTGTTCAATTTCCTCTCGCACCGAGCTAAAATGAGATAATAGTTTCATTGCAATAGTTTTAGTGACAAGAGGACCCTGATTTCCAGAGACAGGTGGATTTGGGAACTTGTATTTTATGGTCGAGgtttttattgaatatagaCTTATCACCGGTAGGCGTTGGTGTTGAGAAtcttacctaataaaataattatcagtGGGATACATGGAGCAAGCGAAGAGGAAGTCTTGCCAAATAAGTATTCCGAGTTCATCGCACTTGTCATAGAAGTAGTCAGACTCATAGACGCCGCCGCCCCACACACGTAGCATCGCCATGTTCACATCACGAGCAGCCTTTAACAGGTTGTCCACTAGAACAAACTACTATTTGAGCAATTTTAAGACGTGATCCGGTTAGGAAATCAAACGTTACAGATTATGCAAAATTTATTTAGCATTTCACAACTTCTTCATAGATTGGAGCACATTGTTCTAATGCTTGTCGCGCGAGATACGAATGACAAACAACATGATTCATTAGTTAGTCTTATTACATACCAACATTCTTTTGACTTTCTCCTAATTCAGGAAGAATATTTGATGGTATCCAGTTAGAACCCTTCATAAAGAGTGGGTGGTCGTTGACCTTAAAATAGAATGTTAGACCACGCCCGGCGGTTCCGTTGCCTGCAAATTacattaagtttaatttatttatttattgcgtgTGCAGCCAATATTTTCTCTCTGTCAAATTCCCATTGTCGTTCTTTGCATATTTCTAGTGACGTAATAAACAATAAAGCAATTTTCTCAAGCAAACAAATATCCATAACTTATCAAGATAGCCAAGGAGCTGCTTAGCCATATGGCACGGAATTAAAATAACAAGGAACAATTGATCGACGAACACAATAGGCATGGTGAATGAAAAACAgaaattagtccgtcttttggataaccctaaaataatggacacgtattttattcttttctctCAAATTTCAAAAAATCAACGCAGGTACAGCACGATATAATTTTGTGTTAGGCACGTCACTCAAGTCCAGAGTTTACatagtcgtgacgtcacaaatcCAACCTTTAATCCTTATATCTAAGTGtctttttaatagtttaataaaataaagaatacatgtccaatattttttggtaacttaactaagccgaccccaacatagttgtggaaaaggctcggaggctGATGATGGTAACTTAAAAGACGGAATAATTAGAAGCATTATTTTTAACCCTGTCATCAAGCCAATTTATCTATTGGTCTACTTGCTCTAATAAACAGTAACGAATGGCATGCGAACATCTAAAAAAAGTGTCAGCAAAATTGCATTTTGGTGAAATCACGCCacaacatacctacctaatatttcaGATGCGTCAGACTCAACCAACTCGACAGTTCGGAATCCCACATTGATTGTTTTATAAGACGGATTGTCCATATCGGAATCCGAAGTAAATTGTAACTTCAACTTATACAGAGGCTGTTCTCCATATCCATTTGGCCACCAAAGCCTGACTACATTCTgtgaagtaaaataatttatatcattATTCTTTTTTTGCCAAAATCAAAAGTTGTGGCCTAAGCACTGTGTACAGTGgcttgatttaaataaaaaatcgccGTTCTAGCTTAACGTCCGTTCTTCAACCACTATCAAGTTTCTATGATGAAATATGTCACAAATGTGAACTACTCGtaatttttggaagtcggttaaaatgtaGTCGAGTAAACGAGCTAGATTATAAAACTGTGCACTCACGTCGCTGACGTTAAGACTGAGCTCTACAACTAATGTTCCGTCAGCCGCGGTCGTTGCATTGACTTGCGTCCACTTCCTCAGCGTTTGTTTACCTTCGACTTGTAACGAAGCGCTCAGTACTCCAGCTAACAAAGTTCTGTTCTGACTCGACTCCAAGTATACTTTTAATCGCAAGTCCCACTTCGAACCTACTTTGGTGATGTGAGTTGTAACTGATCTTATTATCGCGCCATTGTATAGTTCGATGTAAACTGGCCTCCTGAAATTATCGAGAGTCAACCATTTAAAATCTCATGAGAGTTTTAGTTTACCCAAAATTATTAGGCTGGGACCGCTTCATGAATGTCATATGAAGACAGTACATAGTAGCCAAGAGCAAGTACCTAAGTAACTATCTATTAGGTAAAACCCAGTAGGTATAGGCAAGTACTCAAAGTTAACCGCGCCCTATACGATAAGAAACCTCTTCTGATAACACAGAATGAACTGTCTTCAGAAAAATCATTCTATTTCTGTTACAGATAACCTATCAGAGATATTTTGACAGAAAGACATCCCCAAGTAGGTGCTGATGGCCGGCCTAATCTCTATTTGATGTTGACTGATTAGTGATCAGACATTTCAAAAGAAACCTACGTATCATTAAAAATGGATTTCCCCGAGAAAATAGTAAACTTATGAACATTGGTGATACTTTACCAAATTCCAACTGAAGGAAAAGCAGGTCCCCAATCCCATCCAAAGGAAGCTTGCATCTTCCTGAGCTGGTTAGCGTGACACTCTCCGTTGTACACCGCGGGTACGCAGTCAGGTGCCGCGAACACTTTGTTAGAGCGAATCAGCGCTGCCACCACCGGCGACAGGAATGACACATACAACTCGTTCTCACCTTCCTGGAACATTCGGGAAATTTCTTTTAACAGCAGTCATTCATGTATCACTTACTCCACTTTATACCATTTACCacttttcaaccttatttcttTAATGATATGGTTGAAAAATGATCAATTTAGTTTTACTGTTGCACATACCTGCAGTTTATCTTTAATATCAAAAACGTATCGCACGAACATATTATTGAAAGAGCCAATTGGTATGTGTTTATTGAGTGTTATGAAACCCGATGTATCCAACCCCTCGAACACCAAATGTATAACTTTGGCCTGCAAGTCTTTGCTTGAAACTGGAAATAAAAGGAGCAATCAGGGATCAGTGTCTTGTATTATTTGAGGGTTAATGAAGGATTTTTCTAAGTTCTTACTATTAAACTTGGCTGTGTACGACCATACGTCATAAGCGACCCAACGCGTGCGCACATCATTGTCTTCCGACAGGATGTCTCCAATAATACCAGCGGAATGCAAGTCAGAGTAAATACCGCCCGGCACCGTCGCCTTACCCGTGATAGCTAGAAAACAATgagaatttttataaataatgccatTATGTAAAGGAGATATGTATTGTATTGTCCAAAGCTAAGTTGTAGAATATCCAATTCCAAATGTTAAAAGGCCAGAACTACTCTTTATTGTGTCGATTTATTAGATTATGGATACTCCTCTTTGGGGTGTTATGATCTTTGATTACTTATCATTGGCACCTAACGAGGCATTGTGGCTGACTTGTGAGTCCCCTACTAACCCAATTTCATTTTAAAGCAATTTGTCTTGCCTTGAAGGACAAGTGAAGCCTGTTACTGGACTATTACCTAAGTAAACTGGGTTGTTAGGTGATCAAAGTTAGTATTCACTCGATTGGATGAGGGATTATTCTTTTGTATTTGACTGTCGAAGTGGCGAGCGGATAAGTGTCAACCAAATTGTATGACTGTTTCTTTTAGCATAAGGTAGGAAAATCATCGGCGAACTGACGGTACTGGAGAGCCACCAGAAGAAGCTTCTTCTTCCTTCAAGCCGTCTTATGGCTATGACTGAACCAAGTCAAACCCTTCTGTTTGTTTACCATTTAACTTTGTGGTGTTACTTCTACCTACGCGTAAACAAGGATAAGCGTACCGAATGGGAAGTCTGGAACGActtttacataaacataaataagtaaatacacGGAAAACCTAGCACTTCCTCACTACAGTAACGTTTACATAAGTGAAAACATTTATATCTCTTCCGTACTTTTCACTAAATAatcaatcattaattttaagtataaaCAGCTCTAATATGCAGTCACATTTAACTAATTTTGCAAATCACGTGGAACATAAATTCCCGGAAATCATTTCGTGAACCGAGAAAAGAAATATTGAACTTGAAAACGAAATGCGCTGTTTCAAcgcttgattttattttaatcatctatacatataataaatctgtaaaaaaactgtgtctgtacattgaatatattaaaaaaatagtaattgggtggggtttagaaacagtaatggagcacaaatccaaaaaaaaaattctgtctgtatgtctgtatgtctgtatgtctgtttgtttgtacacgctaatcttcggaactactggacggatttcaatgattttttctttgttgtatcagtattaagcctggtcaacatataggctataatttatcttcgaaacttgaagacctgatgcagaacaccaacagaccaacaaaactataagagataccaaaatggtgccatagcaaaaattgtttcatgtgatgagcattttcagctgagataataaattttaagatctggaacacctgatgtggaaccccaagagcccagcttctctgtaccatatacaggtatgacgttttagcaaaagttattcaacttgataagcactttctattgacttatacaaattgaagatctaaaacacctgatgtggaactccaggggcccagctagactatagcatatagaggtgtgacgttttagcaaaagttgttcaatctgataagcactctctgttgacttataaaaattgaagatgtaaaacacctgatgtggaaccccaggagcccagctatactatagcatataaagatatgacgtttttgcaaaagtggttcaatctaataagcactctctattgacgtatatacatcgaagatctggaacacctgatgtggaacttcaagagcaatactacacttgaaatgtatagaaacgaatgttatgaaataggtatggtgacacaaaaccgacgattatccctttatacactatagaaatatgaactcaaggacaatccccggtggacgtcgttaaaaaaagacaatccccggttctgtgctataccattgttaactgtggatgaaaactacttgggctattgtgatgggatgctaatggactaggaatggggaaactacgggaactatggcacctgccgatgacaatgtattagatacatgtaaaaattgcaggtggagacttcgccagctcacttactgtacagatcagtcactgaatagcaacaagagggcaacagggacatgagcggctgaagtgtgagaatacctcggcggattttaaacgccgattacgcgctccctgtgggtcacttaccacgaggcatcctccgagcagggctactaaccctgctctagcgactccactctggacggctaagccaagccagaggcttgagacctacccccgtcatggttcactccgaccggccggagatgggggcagtatactctccctggagaactcagtatatatagccccgcggggtagctactccccgtcatcagcctcagatgtcctgcggtgcttatagctcattattattgtcgttattatctcaagagcctttatcccaattatgttagagtcgacttccagtcacgatgcaactgagtaccagtgttttacaaggagcgactgcctatctgacctccacaacccggttacccgctcaacccaacaccccttggtaaaactggtcagacttactggtctgactacccataacgactgccaagaatgttcaatgacagccggaacctacagtttaacatgccttccaaataacggtcattggtatccaaaatatacgtagaaagtacatacgaacttagaaaagttgcattggcacgtacttgccagacctggaatcaaagacgttcTCTACCctataaaccaccacgacttccactaagtcaccacgactttgttatctatttaatgttttttacgtaataatacgtgtaatatttttgccacacacaacttaaatgcggactaattagaatcattacttttatccctatggtcgcgtttattgcggttcagttctcagcgttttgtttagtctgctgtgcttttgccgttgaagtacaaaaataaaatatatgtaacgtttctaatgcgtattccgttgttttcaagtcaacgggctcttaaaattcaatatcagacgattaagatctttgattttgctgaccccgtagtcgctggcataagggacaggatccgcgtacgaagtcgcgggcagaagctagtaattaataaatgttaGGCACCAAAGTACCCAATATGCTAATGAAATGTTTCCTTATCAGTACCATAATTTAATTGACATGTTCGAAAAGAATTCTAATGATAATGGACAAAcaatcttaaataaataaggaaaaaattaattaaacttactTCTGTTATTATTCACAAAACTCCACGAAACATTTTTGCTGGACgataaatcaattattttgGGGCTCACTATCGAAATCACTGAGCACAACAAAACAAACGTCTTCATGTTTCAAACATATATTTGTACTGTTTACATGGACGGTCGCAGATAAATATTAAGTTCACCGTTAATCACCGTCCACCGCTTGTCGCAGCTCCATTGTAATGATGTGTCCCGTTTGCTAAGGAGCAGCTATCGATAAGAAATTATAGGCAGGCGCAACACTTCGCCAGTGAAATGAACAAGATCATTACACAAATATTTCTTGCATGAGTTTCTTTTTTACGTTAATATCGAAGCGTAGTGCGtaacgaaatatattattttcacttAGTTAACCTGCGTTTAATGAATGCATacgtttgttttctttcatttgTATTTATACCTTTTGAACAAGTACCCACATCAGAGCCAtgaaaactataaatattcGCTCTGTTTCATTCGAAGTCAGGATAAAGTGAAGTAGAA from Helicoverpa zea isolate HzStark_Cry1AcR chromosome 20, ilHelZeax1.1, whole genome shotgun sequence includes these protein-coding regions:
- the LOC124640415 gene encoding beta-mannosidase, which translates into the protein MKTFVLLCSVISIVSPKIIDLSSSKNVSWSFVNNNRTITGKATVPGGIYSDLHSAGIIGDILSEDNDVRTRWVAYDVWSYTAKFNISSKDLQAKVIHLVFEGLDTSGFITLNKHIPIGSFNNMFVRYVFDIKDKLQEGENELYVSFLSPVVAALIRSNKVFAAPDCVPAVYNGECHANQLRKMQASFGWDWGPAFPSVGIWRPVYIELYNGAIIRSVTTHITKVGSKWDLRLKVYLESSQNRTLLAGVLSASLQVEGKQTLRKWTQVNATTAADGTLVVELSLNVSDNVVRLWWPNGYGEQPLYKLKLQFTSDSDMDNPSYKTINVGFRTVELVESDASEILGNGTAGRGLTFYFKVNDHPLFMKGSNWIPSNILPELGESQKNVVDNLLKAARDVNMAMLRVWGGGVYESDYFYDKCDELGILIWQDFLFACSMYPTDNYFISSVREEIEQNVLRLQHHPSIAVWAGNNENEVALRGNWYDTYPLFDKYKTEYIKLYVDTIKPIVEDLDPGRRYLVSSPSNGRESERENYIATNPYDPHYGDTHYYNYFADNWDMDTYPKTRFASEYGFQSMPSLKTMRTATNKDEDFHVRSKYSEHRQHSPNGYSYIEAQITRRMKLKEDDPKYFEKFVFYSQISQAMAIKTETELYRQDQANWYTMGALYWQLNDVWQAPSWSGIEYGGKWKMLHYFAKSFFAPVLVSPRLCSGDDIEVYLINDRFVPITDAWITVDIYNWKSVGPISTRQFPAQANPLSSKLQENADVHLRDYNKEEVFVRFTLQAQGVKSPPNYIFPVALKSVVGLQTPNIQILVSNLVTRRNHDRLEYAVNIRVDTVVPFLWLDTDIEGRFEENGLIVTEPQSVVKFLCNKHVSPRVLQKSITHQYYVN